The genomic stretch GGCGATGATGACCAAAATGAGACAACCCTTAAGAAGCCCGACAAGATAATTCCGTGTCCTCGCTGCAACAGCATGGATACGAAGTTTTGTTACTTCAACAATTACAACGTGAACCAACCTAGGCATTTCTGCAAGAACTGCCAGAGATACTGGACAGCAGGAGGGACCATGAGGAACGTGCCTGTTGGCGCTGGTCGACGTAAGAACAAGAACTCTGTTCCCCAGTGCGGCCATATCACTGTCCCGGAGGCCCTTCAGAGTGCTCACCACACTGCTGTCAACCCCAACGGCACTCTTCTCACCTTCGACTCAGATTCGCCCCTATGTGAATCCATGGCGTCAGTTTTGAACATTGTTCATAAAACAAACTCAAGAAACGGATTCCATAGACCCGACGAGATGGAGATGTCTGTTCGGAGTAAGGAGAGCGGGGATGATTCTTCCACCACTGCATCAAGTTCGAAGGATGAAGTAGGTAAGAAACCCAAGATGATGCCTAACGGCCATCCCTTGCCTCATCAGGTGCCATGCTATCCGGGAGGCCCCTGGCCCTACCCGTGGAATCCCGTGCAGTGGAACTCTGCTGCATCTCCACCGAGCTTTCCTGTGTCGTTCTATGCTGCAGCACCACCACCTTATTGGGCTTGTGCAGTGCCCGGTGCTTGGAACGTCCCATATGTTATGCAACAACCGCCAACTGCTCTCCAGACGCCTCCTAGCCCAAACTCCCCAACTTTggggaagcatttgagagaagaaaCCGCGCCAAAACCTGCCAATGCAGAGGAAGAGGAACCAAAGGAGAGCAATCTTGAGAGAAACCTATGGTTTCCAAAAACATTGAGGATTGACGATCCGGGAGAGGCTGCTAAGAGCTCGATATGGGCAACGTTGGGGATAAAGAACGAGAGAGCCGGAGCTGTGGGGGCCAGCGGTGGTGGCAGCGCCCTTTTCAAGGTCTTCCAACCACAATCTAAAGGTGATGAAAAGAGCCTCGGTTCAGAGGCCTCAACGGTGTTACAAGCGAATCCGGCAGCACTCTCCCGCTCGTTGAACTTCCATGAGAACTCCTAAGCCGAGGTATCGCGCAGTTTTTCTTGATGATCTCCATTGCCAAGTTGAGAAGTAGTTGTAGCCATGGACTGAGTGTGGGGGAAATGGTGCATTTCCATGATTCTTGACAAGATTTAGGAGATGGTATCCTCCTTTTACATTAAATTTATGATAATGTCACTTGCTAAGATAGTGAGCTTGTGTAACAAACTCCACATGCCGTAAAAATAAGTGGGGAATATTTATgagattttcctttttttattatttgatcacagcctttttttctctttcagaCATGGTTTTGACTTTGAGGTTTTTATTATGCCCAATTGCCCACAGGAGAAATTTTCAATCTCATTTGCATATTTTTTAGAGTTAAATGGAAATGTTTTTTATTCTATTCATTAATTggttttagatttttattttcaatcatAGCAATGAGTAATGATAATCATAAATCAATGAGCATAAACATGATGGAAAAAAATTTAGATAAAATTATGTTTAAATGACTCGTACATTTAGGAGTGTGTTTgtactataaaaaaaaagaaaaaaagaatttatGTCTTCGGATCTACAAACTAAAACATGCTCGTATGTAGTTGAAAGAACAATATTTATGTGTGTTTAAATGTATAttagaaattataattttaaattctcAAGAATTTGTTTGTATAACGAAACTCCTACAATGCAACGAAATATATGTTGCAAACTATGTACAAGATAAACACTAGTCGGACGTAATAAAACCCAAAAGAAATTGGAAGGAAAATTACAATTGAAATAGCTAAAGATGAATAACAGTAGTCGAAACTCTAAAGCTGTAAGAAATAAGTCAAGTCGAGGAGTCTTCTttttcgcaagacgagatacactCTAGTAGTGTCCTCAGATTTGGCATGTTGTCTCCAATGATGAAACGACTTCGTCTCTAGTGATAGAAGGACAAAGCAGAGAGAGAGATTGTATGCTTATTAGTGTAGGAAGTTTGTTGGTTTATGAAATGCATGGAGTGACTACCCTATTTATAAGTTATATGTACGTTGTACTTCTACATATAGTGGTTAAAAGAGAGAAGAATTTAATGGAACATTTGGCATGGGAAATTAATTGTATAGAAAATTATTTGGGCTGTAAAGTTGCTTCAATTTCACACTATTTTTCAACCTGGttgaaaaatattagtaattgaCTAATGAAGCGTTTGAGTCATAATAAACTATACATTCTCCTCTGTCGCTATCTTTTCTCTCTTCAAGAATATTGGTAGCACTCAATTTACTATTAAACAcgcaaaaatgaaaatacaatTTAAAACAACGAAATTACCCAcgacaaaaattttaaattcccaatttcttttcttttcgaTACGGTGGCTAAGACTGCCTTTTTTAATACGACTCAATGCAATTGATTATTTTTGTTGGTATATATAATAGTACcagtttttaaaaatttatttcttaGTCAATGAAGATTACGAAGTGAAAGATTCAATACGCCAGAAATTTGGAGCTATGAATGAGGCATGATAATTCTTCCAATTTAATAGGTATACTTTTATAATTTCCACAAAATATAAAAGTGTCAAGGTTGCACCTAAGTTAACTAACAATTTTGTAACTTGACCACCATCATTTTTGAGATCATGTAACAACTATATCATAGATTTAAAATACATGGGCACTTGTTGGGAAAGTTGTCGCTATAATTACgaaattttgatatattgtatatattgtatttaaatttagaattacaaatcatgaaaaaaaaattcttcatTTTCCTATAATATCAAAGTCAAAAAAATAATGTGACAATACAAAAATATTATGACAAACAAAATATGGTCGTTTCAATAAAAAAACcaccattttatttaattaaaaaataaaaataatatcgaTCTTcgctttactttttctctttattaaatatatttaaatttttatctatTACTACTTCTTTTAATTGCATAGATatctctttatttatttttcaaaagacTGAAAGAGGATACTTCATTTATTAATGTTCTTTcatgtaaaaaattaaaaaaatggtattaattaaattatccAAAGACTTCACACAGAAGATCCCCCAACATAGGGATATGGAAATTCATAATTAATCGAAACatatcttatactccctccgtcccaagctactcgcacttatttcttttttgggcgtcccaagttacttgcactctttccatttttagtaaaaattttcacctacagccgtcatttttgactttcttatatactcattccttaatctccgtgccgaaaaggaaaggagcgagtagcctgggacggagggagtaattattattttaattatagtaattCCCAGCGAAAAAAACgggaaaaatattatttgttagtTTCATTTGAATATCTAtatcttttaattttaaatataaacttggtcaattaaatttttttaatgaaaaaaatactcctattttgGCCAAATTTAAGCTATGTTTTGGATTCTTTAATATTAGAAAATAGAAGTGCCTCTTTATATGCAAGTAATGATTAACTAAGTTAATAAATTAAGACTTAGAAATAAAAACCCTACTCCGTTGATACAAATCTAATTTATAAGATAGGGAAACTGATTTATATACGGATACAATCTAAATACTTTTATAAATATATCTGAATTGATTCAAATTTACGTTCAATCTCTCTTCTGAACATCGCTGATTGAAGAATTCAAACGCTCAAAGGAAGAATCAGATAAAAAAGACGAAGGAGATTTTGAAAAATGTACGTATTCTTCTTCTATATGTTTATTtacatttaaatatattaaatatcaCATGTACAtgtctatattttatttttgtttttacttatATTTACAAAGTCACCAAAATGATATTAGACGGAGCACAATTATCCGAAAGAAAGTGTTGTTATGATATATCTCCTTCATGAGTAATGAGTAATTCTGATCAAATTTCGATCCAAATACACATGTTTAGTAGGGCCTATGATTCTAAATTTTGAGTTTGAAATTTACGAATAATAATTCTTATAAAATGCCAAAAATTCGATAACTTGGTACGTATGAATACCAAAAATCAATTGTAATTTAATCCGAATTGCTTGCTGAGAGAAAAATCCAAAGACTACCAATTTTGTATATTTGGATCCAACAATAAGttcgaaaagaaaaaaaatgttgaagTTCATATGCCCTTGCTCTTGTATTTGTGTTAAAATCAGATTTTCTAAaccaaataattttaaaatattgcaCGTAAAAATgggtaaaagtaaaataaagataaGACTTAGGATCACCAAACACGACTCCAAGTCATGAATTTCCAAGAAGTTTCATCAATCAAATTTTCCATTTAAAGTCAACCAAGACCACCTCTAATTCCACACTTTTCACCTAAACTATAATATCCCCATGATTTCCCACTCAATTAAGAAATTTCCTACACAATTAATTTCCATTTCCTGACCATTTCTGATAAATTTCTTACCTGCACCACACAAGCAGCTTCCTCACACTCTCCAAATCTCTCCCTCTCATAAACACAtgtttatatatacatatatatatgaggCTAGCTCAGACATGAAAGCCATCATCTCCAACATCTTAGGTTTTCATCTTCATAATCATTCCTACAAATATATGTGATCAATCCTGAAACATCAAACCATGTCTGTGGCTAATCTAAACGAGTTCCCACTATCCACAAACATGAGCACCATCCGATTCTCTCTCCTCATCCTCGGATTAATCAAATTCCTCCTCGTGCAAATCCTCCTCCACAGGAAAAGGATCTCCCTCTTCTTCACTGCCGAATCCCACGGCGCCGCTGATGACTCAAACACGACCATAAAAGTGGCCGAGATCAAATCTGATGATGAGAGTGTTTGCGAAGGAGAGCAGCTGGAGACGGTCATGACGAGGCTAGGCATCTCCGGGCGAGGGAAGCTCCCCGGGAAGATGGGCGGGGACGAGATTTTCGAGATGTTTGAGAAGAGGGAGCCGAGTTTGGGGGAAGTGAGGGAAGCATTCGATGTGTTTGATCAGAACGGGGATGGGTTTATCGACGAGATGGAGCTGCAGAGGGTTCTGTGTGGTTTGGGATTCAAGGAAGGGATGGAGATTGAGAATTGTAGGAGGATGATTGGGgctgttgatgaagatggagaGGGGAGGATTGGTTTTTATCAGTTTGTCAACTTCATGGAAAATAACTTTgcttagattttttttttagtttttggcTGAAAGAGAAATTGTTTAGAAGTTGGTGGGATTAATGCTTTCTTTAATCtactgatttttttaattaaatcatctCAGTTTTGGTACAATTATATAAATTGCAATATGAAACAGTTACTTCATACTTATGGGCAAACTTGATGCCTTGATGATTCATACAAGTAgagagtcatttttttattgagtGATTAATAATGATTCTCACAGTCTGGTAGAGGAGAATTGTCTTATCAATTAAATTGCATTTTTCATTAAAGAGGTTTAAGATTCACACtttatggaatatttttatttctcaagtaaaagagagagagaatgtgtATATATTATGGTGTAGTAAGATACGAATGTCCATTCCGTCAAAATAAacgaaaaaagaaaagtgtgtgaGTCAAAATTTTCTAACCGGAAAAAAAGATTTCTACATAAATGTCAATTCCATGtttcttacttttatttttaagatgCTCTTTTTCCAATGTCTCATTCAAGTGTGGAAAACaataagggtgtccactataaggcggacacgcccaatagctcCGCCCTAGTTTTTGTCTATAGtcccaattttgttgtccatagccccaaaattctatttccgccactatagtggacaactccaatagcccccaaattttataatcaattttcatttttaaatattttttagtttcaatcaagtgtaatttaaataatcgcagtataaataactagaatacgaggtaattaggcccgaatattcgttgtattgcaaaccggtaaaattatacaacgaataattaaaataaaatacaactacaaaactccggcaccgtctactcggtgtcggagtcggcttcctcgtcttcttcttcttcttctcctcctcctctctcgctgctgccggcctcggtatccccaggcgcattatcaaccaaccccagtcgactctcaagccgattgatgagcctcttgtagacgttcctgacgtacgggtcagtttcacctgcgtatgacctgcatacgtcttgcagttgttgcatcaacgttACGTCTATGctattggccaatacctcgtggggttgcaccgtgggctgtgggattggggcagACTGGGGGATGCGCGATCCGGACGCGGCCGCCGTTTGGCGTGAGGCACTTCTACCCCCTCTGGCTTTGCGGATAGCGGCCTGTTGTCCCATGGGCCGTCGTCGCCTAATGTGAGTcgcggctggctcttcgacttgctcgtcggactgctcgaactcgtgcgagccgctcccactgctgtattcccaggcaaggttgtgccttgtgcgcttcGGGCCAGGAGCTGTTTCTACCTCGTTCACcacgatcgacctgaatttcggacaatccgcgaggacaagatactcctcccacaaggtgaacttcggctGGCCCGTCTTGTGGTATTGGCCCTCCGACAGGGTCTTAACATCTGCtacgcttcggccactctcggcgtggcgaaggttgttctcgtatatggacgCGAACAGCTTGGTAGCCCGCAGTATCCTACCGAACTTTTTTCggatctgttctgggtcgcgcttcTCGGCGCCGTCGGGCTTCAATTCCTCGTATGCCAacatgacgcgcctccaaaaaCTCCCCGACTCCTGATCGGTACCCACCACGGGGTCCGAAGTGATAGAATCCCACGccttcgccacggcaatgctctcgTCTTTGCTGTATGGCTTGCCGCGGCTGGACCGCTCGGGCTGATCACCGCTACCGCCGGCGCCACTGCCCTCGCTACTCGCAATGCCGGGGCAGCTGCCCGAGTGTCCACCGACGTTGCCGGTGCCacgactgccgcctccgcccctaCCGCCACCAGAGCCTCGACTGCCGCTACCTCCTCGGTTCGGAACGGGTGTTTCCACCCGCGCTGCCGGCGTATCTGGGATgccggaactgagcagacccagcatagtatcaaatgcgtcttgatctgcttcggtgatcggagattggctggcttggaaAGGGGAACCCGGCCGCGGCAGGTGAAGCTCGTCTAGGTTGGGTCGGTAATCTCCAAAAGTggaacgactcagattccgaTGTAAAGCGGGCGGCGTTGGTGAGgatctccacgactgagatggaggaaggggtggactcgatgcccacggtggtggagattgattccaactccaaggCTGTGACGGAGCCGCATATCCGCCaaatcccgacggctgagaagcatatccgCCAATACCCGATGGCGGCGAATGATGGGCCGACGGCTGAGATGGATTGctgtcatatcccgattcctcagtgtcgggtgattcgtcgtctcctcggtgcattttgtagagagtgtttttgtagaaagtgggtgtatggattttgtgaaaatgggagtgggggaagagggagagtggtatttatagatgaaaaaacgagaaaaaaaaattcaaaaaatgcggctatagccgcggcggatatccgccactataatagccgcgcctatacacccaccgccgcgtcctcgccccactcgcggcgaagcctcgtccgccgccctccccccaccagccgcgtccaccctcgcggcggacaccccctccactataatagccgcgcctaccgccccgcttccgccccgctcgcggctatagccgcgtccaccttatagtggacgctctaaggACTCTTTATATGCACAATTAGTTATTTAGGTGTCAATCACATTTTATCTTTTACAAATTGATCATCAAAAAGATATATGCAGCCCACAATGGCCCATAAAATTTCTAATTCAAGatcaatttgaaaattttgagggTAGTTCTAAATGCACTTTTTTTCTCACTATATAAATCGTACTTAGTATTTAAATAAATCAACTTTTTAATTCCTTAGCCCAAACATCAAAACAACGCATTTAGTTACACATACAGATACAGAGCAGAGCATAAACTGTTGTCGATTTCTTGAGAAACTCTCTCATGTTCGCGTACGGTTAGAATCACTATATAGACATCTACGAGGACATGTAAAAATGTGACAGTAgataatattgagatgaaataCTTATTTAAACTAAATTTAGGGGTACGAATGTTATTCCAGaaatattctttattttaattacgTGTCCAAATTGcaattatttttagtaattttaataataataagagtAATTAATAGAGGTCGGTCTACAAATTAACGTACACATAACGCACTGCTGACTCCACGTTCCTTGATCAACGTAATTATTCTTGTGGTtgaatatagtagtactacaatAATTACTATGTACTCATACGAAATAACTTTGGAATTATATTTTGATGATCATTATTGGTGATAAATGATTTACTACTTGAATGAAGTTTCTTAATTACCAGTTAAGTAAGCCTCCCAAAAGGTGTACATTATTTTGTGGTCAAAGAAAGAATtcccaattaaattgaaccacTGTATAGAAGGAATGGATCGACAAAATAAATTCAGTCAATACATAAATGAGCAATAAATTAAGTGAGGATCTCCTTTTCTTCTTGCTTATTTTCAAGGTCAATTTTTATCCTCCTAATCTCAAttatactttattttcattGGGAGACATTTAATTAGTAATGAACCTCCTCTGGATGATGATTCTAATGATAATTAAGGTTCATTCTAATCATATGtttaaatatttcataattGGATGTGTTCCTAGTTAATGCATATACTACCAATAAAACATTCTAGTAGTGAGTAAAATTTATAACTAACactaaatttattatatttaataaaaatgccTCTATGATTCCATATCAACCATCAATTCCTAATTTTCATTAGTTTTaaaaagagtgatgctaaatggccataatgtggccggccataaaaagttaatttagtccatttacatgtgtataaaaaaattagaattaccgatataaacttatatgtgtgtgaatggacttgtgagttgatacttatctttgaattccattacgtaaaacacattaatatcacgaattactgtatacgttgagcaacaatcaagaaatgacagtagtaataagttgagcaaaaactacgaaagagcaacactaacatgttgagcaacatataatgaagatgatataaaagtaaaatcaagtagtattaaaccaaaaatttgaaaaaaaatcaatttttgttattatttaattaatttatggctggccataatgtggccgcatagcattattctttaaaaattcaccctTCATTCAGCAAAtcacattaattaatttctcaAAAGTTATCATTGTTATGGGATGGACATACATCAAAATATGAAGATAAAATCACCATCTTGGACGTCTCAATTTAGTGATTTGCATGCCTTTATAATAAACTATGAGACATATCATATCATTAAAAAATTACTTGATGATCATATATAGGGTTGGCTAAATACCATAATACCAtacttatcgtaccgaaaaaaaataccgaaaataccgaatttgcggtataccgcaatatacCGCATTTACAACATTTgccaaaaattcaatatatatgttgtatttaaaatttatataaaaaatggtTAATATGTTAAAATCTGTAACCCTACTTTCATATTTTAGTTCAACCGCCCCCAACCCCAAACACACACATGCAGAGATGCAAATCAAGTCAACTGTATAatccaagccccctagctcaagtggttgaggagaGAGGCAAGGATACTgctccatcctggaggtctcgagttcgactcctggatggcgcaacttgggattaatttccccagTGGGCATAAacaaggcttgttgccttggggCTTTGCAAGCTTACGGGCCTGGACCCGTCTGAGGGTGGACAACTTATGTGCCTGGACCCGTCTGAGGGTAGACAACTTACGGGCCCGGACCCGTCTGGGGGAGGCTAGTTCGTGCGGCCACGAGGCTGGGGGAGGCTAGTTCGTGCGGCCACGAGGGGCTGGGGGAGGCTAGTTCGCTTgccaatgtatctcgaactcgaaaaaaaagaaaaaaatcaagtCAACTGTATAGATTTGATTGTGGTGTAATTTTAATCTTTTGGACATTATTTAAATaggtgaaattttattttaaatatttggctataatagaatttttttgGTATGAAACACAAGTATTGCAGTATGCCATACcttattttggtataccgtactcGGTATGCCATACCTTATTTCGGTATAACGTAAAAGTACGATATACCGCATagacggtatggtaacggtatcgcggtataccgaaaaattcggtaaggtataggtatgacattttctcatACCGCAGTTTACGGTACGGTATGCGATATGACATTCTCGGTGCGGTATATCGTACCGTGCCAACCctaatcatatattcatattaaGGGATTCTAGC from Salvia splendens isolate huo1 chromosome 15, SspV2, whole genome shotgun sequence encodes the following:
- the LOC121767441 gene encoding cyclic dof factor 2-like; translated protein: MMHTQSMSSPKQDHAKDSEELKDSSEYRAIAEAEAGSEKMVTGDDDQNETTLKKPDKIIPCPRCNSMDTKFCYFNNYNVNQPRHFCKNCQRYWTAGGTMRNVPVGAGRRKNKNSVPQCGHITVPEALQSAHHTAVNPNGTLLTFDSDSPLCESMASVLNIVHKTNSRNGFHRPDEMEMSVRSKESGDDSSTTASSSKDEVGKKPKMMPNGHPLPHQVPCYPGGPWPYPWNPVQWNSAASPPSFPVSFYAAAPPPYWACAVPGAWNVPYVMQQPPTALQTPPSPNSPTLGKHLREETAPKPANAEEEEPKESNLERNLWFPKTLRIDDPGEAAKSSIWATLGIKNERAGAVGASGGGSALFKVFQPQSKGDEKSLGSEASTVLQANPAALSRSLNFHENS
- the LOC121768689 gene encoding probable calcium-binding protein CML46, with product MSVANLNEFPLSTNMSTIRFSLLILGLIKFLLVQILLHRKRISLFFTAESHGAADDSNTTIKVAEIKSDDESVCEGEQLETVMTRLGISGRGKLPGKMGGDEIFEMFEKREPSLGEVREAFDVFDQNGDGFIDEMELQRVLCGLGFKEGMEIENCRRMIGAVDEDGEGRIGFYQFVNFMENNFA